A genome region from Streptomyces pratensis includes the following:
- a CDS encoding RNA polymerase sigma factor SigF, which yields MSAEQGSSKVLTLTKSVPAPAVLTSSPEAIDTRTLSRSLFLRLAALGPASGPDGTDSPERAYVRDTLIELNLPLVRYAAARFRSRNEPMEDIVQVGTIGLIKAIDRFDCERGVEFPTFAMPTVVGEIKRFFRDTSWSVRVPRRLQELRLALTKTSDELAQKLDRSPTVPELAKALGVSEEDVVDGLAVGNAYTASSLDSPSPEDDGGEGSLADRLGYEDAALEGVEYRESLKPLLAKLAPRERQIIMLRFFANMTQSQIGEEVGISQMHVSRLLTRTLTQLREGLIAD from the coding sequence ATGTCCGCAGAACAGGGCAGCTCGAAGGTGCTCACGCTCACCAAGAGCGTGCCGGCACCCGCCGTGCTCACCAGCTCGCCGGAAGCCATCGACACCCGCACCCTGTCCCGCTCCCTGTTCCTGCGGCTCGCCGCGCTGGGTCCCGCCTCGGGCCCCGACGGAACGGACAGCCCTGAGCGGGCCTATGTGCGGGACACACTCATCGAGCTCAACCTCCCGCTGGTGCGGTACGCGGCGGCACGGTTCCGGAGCCGCAACGAACCCATGGAGGACATCGTCCAGGTCGGGACGATCGGCCTGATCAAGGCGATCGACCGCTTCGACTGCGAACGGGGCGTGGAATTCCCCACGTTCGCGATGCCGACAGTCGTGGGGGAGATCAAGCGCTTCTTCCGCGACACCTCGTGGTCGGTGCGGGTGCCACGCAGGCTCCAGGAGCTGCGGCTCGCCCTCACCAAGACCAGCGACGAGCTCGCGCAGAAGCTCGACCGCTCGCCGACGGTGCCGGAGCTGGCCAAGGCGCTCGGGGTGTCCGAGGAGGACGTGGTCGACGGCCTGGCCGTGGGCAACGCCTACACGGCCTCCTCCCTGGACTCACCGTCCCCCGAGGACGACGGCGGCGAGGGCTCGCTGGCGGACCGCCTGGGGTACGAGGACGCGGCGCTGGAAGGCGTGGAGTACCGCGAGTCCCTGAAGCCGCTCCTGGCCAAGCTCGCCCCGCGCGAGCGGCAGATCATCATGCTGCGCTTCTTCGCCAACATGACCCAGTCGCAGATCGGTGAGGAGGTCGGCATCTCGCAGATGCACGTCTCCCGGCTGCTGACCCGGACGCTCACCCAGCTGAGGGAAGGGCTCATCGCCGACTGA
- a CDS encoding MarR family winged helix-turn-helix transcriptional regulator, producing MAARSQYEELARQLSAVGAVKRGLARILPAECPGGSATVLTLLAKYGEMRTTRLAELLAVNMSVTSRHVTHAVENGWIERFPDPADKRSRILRLTPAGDELLDELSRRTTEMFAHNLIDWSDEEVGQLNTLLSRLRDSFSCRGSGGCTPGRHSGDCRAGHSDVAHTRTPV from the coding sequence GTGGCAGCACGGAGCCAGTACGAAGAACTGGCCCGGCAGCTCAGCGCCGTCGGGGCCGTCAAACGGGGCCTCGCCCGCATCCTGCCCGCCGAGTGTCCCGGTGGCTCGGCCACCGTGCTGACGCTGCTGGCCAAGTACGGCGAGATGCGGACCACCCGGCTCGCCGAACTCCTGGCCGTCAACATGTCGGTGACCAGCCGTCATGTGACTCACGCGGTGGAGAACGGCTGGATCGAACGGTTCCCGGACCCGGCGGACAAGCGGTCCCGCATCCTGCGGCTGACCCCCGCGGGCGACGAACTGCTCGACGAGCTGTCCCGGCGGACCACCGAAATGTTCGCCCACAACCTCATCGACTGGTCCGACGAAGAAGTCGGTCAGCTCAACACGTTGCTGTCCCGGCTGCGCGACAGCTTCTCCTGCCGCGGCTCCGGAGGGTGCACCCCCGGAAGGCACAGCGGCGACTGCCGCGCCGGGCACTCCGACGTTGCACACACCCGTACACCCGTGTAA